In a single window of the Papaver somniferum cultivar HN1 chromosome 8, ASM357369v1, whole genome shotgun sequence genome:
- the LOC113301668 gene encoding nascent polypeptide-associated complex subunit alpha-like protein 4 isoform X1: MPGPVVEEEEQVISVKEQQKLQEDEPVVDVKEDEDEEDDDDDDDEDDEKEEGVGTTDSSKQSRSEKKSRKAMLKLGMKPVTGVSRVTIKRTKNILFVISRPDVFKSPNSETYVIFGEAKIEDLSSQLQTQAAQQFKLPDGGSVMSKPDVSGAGASLADEEEEEVDDTGVEARDIDLVMTQAGVSKGKAVKALKTHNGDIVSAIMELTT; this comes from the exons ATGCCAGGACCTGtagttgaagaggaagaacaggtgATCTCCGTTAAGGAACAGCAAAAGTTACAA GAGGATGAACCCGTTGTTGATGTGAAggaagatgaggatgaagaagatgatgatgatgacgacgacgAGGACGATGAGAAGGAAGAAG GTGTAGGAACTACTGACAGCTCAAAACAGAGTAGAAGTGAGAAGAAGAGCCGTAAGGCAATGTTGAAGCTGGGAATGAAACCTGTTACAGGCGTTAGCAGGGTTACTATCAAGCGTACAAAGAAC ATACTCTTTGTTATCTCGAGACCTGATGTATTCAAGAGTCCAAATTCTGAGACCTATGTCATATTTGGAGAGGCAAAGATTGAGGATTTGAGCTCTCAGCTGCAAACTCAAGCTGCCCAACAGTTCAAGCTGCCCGACGGTGGTTCTGTCATGTCGAAGCCTGATGTATCCGGTGCAGGTGCTTCACTTGCtgatgaggaagaggaagaagttgatgataCTGGGGTGGAGGCTCGTGACATTGATTTGGTGATGACCCAAGCTGGTGTTTCCAAGGGAAAAGCTGTGAAGGCTCTCAAGACCCACAATGGGGATATTGTGAGTGCTATTATGGAGCTCACCACCTAG
- the LOC113301668 gene encoding nascent polypeptide-associated complex subunit alpha-like protein 2 isoform X2 produces MPGPVVEEEEQEDEPVVDVKEDEDEEDDDDDDDEDDEKEEGVGTTDSSKQSRSEKKSRKAMLKLGMKPVTGVSRVTIKRTKNILFVISRPDVFKSPNSETYVIFGEAKIEDLSSQLQTQAAQQFKLPDGGSVMSKPDVSGAGASLADEEEEEVDDTGVEARDIDLVMTQAGVSKGKAVKALKTHNGDIVSAIMELTT; encoded by the exons ATGCCAGGACCTGtagttgaagaggaagaacag GAGGATGAACCCGTTGTTGATGTGAAggaagatgaggatgaagaagatgatgatgatgacgacgacgAGGACGATGAGAAGGAAGAAG GTGTAGGAACTACTGACAGCTCAAAACAGAGTAGAAGTGAGAAGAAGAGCCGTAAGGCAATGTTGAAGCTGGGAATGAAACCTGTTACAGGCGTTAGCAGGGTTACTATCAAGCGTACAAAGAAC ATACTCTTTGTTATCTCGAGACCTGATGTATTCAAGAGTCCAAATTCTGAGACCTATGTCATATTTGGAGAGGCAAAGATTGAGGATTTGAGCTCTCAGCTGCAAACTCAAGCTGCCCAACAGTTCAAGCTGCCCGACGGTGGTTCTGTCATGTCGAAGCCTGATGTATCCGGTGCAGGTGCTTCACTTGCtgatgaggaagaggaagaagttgatgataCTGGGGTGGAGGCTCGTGACATTGATTTGGTGATGACCCAAGCTGGTGTTTCCAAGGGAAAAGCTGTGAAGGCTCTCAAGACCCACAATGGGGATATTGTGAGTGCTATTATGGAGCTCACCACCTAG